A genome region from Salvelinus sp. IW2-2015 unplaced genomic scaffold, ASM291031v2 Un_scaffold16473, whole genome shotgun sequence includes the following:
- the LOC112080751 gene encoding tumor necrosis factor receptor superfamily member 14-like, whose translation MIDLPIILVFLTIELSSACGRAEYRTGVECCPMCSPGNRVHKHCTEFTSTSCVPCTDSTFLDEPNGLTACILCTNCDPGFGLTVKQSCRPSSDTVCGTLEGFYCXDPTKDGCRAAQRHXSCKXGQYISXTVSPCVGAGTTXTDTVCSDCTGDTYSNGSFTSCQSYTQCDTLKLQQIKPGTHWSDSECGPQTSPPIAVIISAVLVVLAVIAAVIGVSIFIRKGRKKLSETQRPTDVHKGLQTPIEVCSCAPSLCIL comes from the exons ATG ATAGATCTACCAATCATTTTGGTGTTTCTAACCATTGAGCTCTCTAGTGCATGTGGTAGAGCAGAGTACAGAACAGGTGTTGAATGCTGTCCTATGTGTTCTCCAG GAAACCGGGTACATAAACACTGTACAGAATTTACAAGTACTTCCTGTGTCCCCTGTACCGACTCCACTTTCCTTGATGAACCCAATGGTCTTACRGCRTGCATACTGTGTACMAAYTGTGACCCWGGCTTTGGTTTGACGGTAAAGCAGTCATGTAGACCTTCATCAGACACGGTCTGTGGGACACTGGAGGGGTTCTACTGTCWWGACCCAACTAAGGATGGTTGTAGAGCAGCCCAGAGACACMRCAGCTGTAAAYCTGGTCAATACATCAGTSACACAG TTTCACCCTGTGTTGGTGCAGGAACAACATYTACWGATACTGTGTGTTCTGACTGTACTGGTGACACCTATTCAAATGGATCATTTACATCCTGCCAGTCATACACACA ATGTGATACCTTGAAGCTTCAGCAAATTAAACCTGGAACTCATTGGTCCGACTCTGAATGTGGACCACAGACCTCCCCTCCCATAGCTGTAATAATATCTGCTGTGCTGGTGGTTCTAGCTGTGATAGCAGCAGTGATTGGAGTATCTATTTTTATAAGAAARGGAAGAAAAAAACTATCTG AGACACAAAGGCCTACAGATGTACATAAAGGCCTACAAACACCTATAGAGGTATGTTCATGTGCACCCTCCCTCTGTATTTTATAA
- the LOC111966774 gene encoding tubulin alpha-3 chain-like — protein MRECISVHVGQAGVQIGNACWELYCLEHGIQPDGQMPSDKTIGGGDDSFNTFFSETGAGKHVPRAVFVDLEPTVVDEVRTGTYRQLFHPEQLITGKEDAANNYARGHYTIGKEIIDLVLDRIRKLVXIGLRHNMLLNTGCISL, from the exons ATG cgtgAGTGTATCTCTGTCCATGTAGGTCAGGCTGGAGTYCAGATTGGCAATGCCTGCTGGGAGCTCTACTGCCTGGAGCATGGGATCCAGCCGGACGGGCAGATGCCCAGCGACAAAACCATCGGCGGAGGAGAYGACTCCTTCAATACCTTTTTCAGTGAGACTGGGGCTGGAAAGCATGTCCCCAGGGCTGTGTTTGTGGACCTGGAACCCACAGTTGTTG ATGAGGTGCGCACTGGGACYTATCGCCAGTTATTCCATCCTGAACAGCTCATCACTGGCAAAGAAGACGCTGCCAACAACTACGCTCGTGGACACTACACTATTGGCAAAGAGATCATCGACCTGGTGCTGGACAGGATCCGCAAACTGGTGGNCAtcgggttgagacacaacatgctcttgaatacagg TTGTATTAGTCTGTGA
- the LOC112080752 gene encoding protein QNR-71-like: MRTGTALAVLVLALFSYATAKPKSRFTRYPSWNTKMYPVWKDEDPRYKDSWKGGKVKFIVGNDAPTLTGANVTFTIELQFPHNQKVTPDGEVVWAENCTVNGKSSSRTDWVLVTSSHVW, encoded by the exons ATGAGGACAGGGACAGCTCTTGCAGTGTTGGTGCTGGCACTTTTTTCATATGCTACAGCAA AGCCCAAAAGTCGCTTCACACGATATCCATCATGGAATACGAAAATGTATCCAGTCTGGAAAGATGAAGATCCTCGGTACAAAGACTCTTGGAAAG GTGGCAAGGTGAAGTTCATTGTGGGTAATGATGCACCGACCCTGACTGGAGCCAATGTGACCTTTACCATCGAGCTGCAGTTCCCACACAACCAGAAGGTCACGCCCGATGGAGAGGTGGTGTGGGCTGAGAACTGCACCGTCAATGGTAAGTCCTCCTCCAGGACTGACTGGGTTTTGGTAACCTCATCCCATGTCTGGTAA